Within the Deltaproteobacteria bacterium genome, the region GCCCGTAGGAGCCGTGCCGGGAGCATAAGAGCCGCCGCCACCTGCTGCGCCACCGCCGCCGATCGCGCCGTTGGCTCCGCCGATTGTCGAAGAATAAACGGGGGATTTAGATGAAGAATTCTCCGTAGATTCCATCGCAGGAGAGCAGTTCTGGTACATCAACAGACTGGTTGAAGCTGCAAAGAGAATAGTCATGAGAGGTGTGTTGTTCATTCGCTGGTTCGTTTTATCAACCAACGGTGCGATTTTCATGCGCAGGTAGCGCTGAATAACCAAGGCCCGCTTGGTCCATCGATGCTGATTCATCTTGCCCCCTCTGAAAGTCCCCACCAATTCAATTTGCCAGAAAACTGTCTCTCTTTCATGCGTCTCATGAAGAAACGGGTGAAATCGAATTTAGCCCTAGCATAAACAAAAACGGCGTCTCGTTGTGAGACGCCGTCAAAGCATTTTTTGCTTATTGCTCGCTGGCTGCGGCTCTCGGAATTGGCTCGTTGGCTTTTCTCATTCTGTCTAAGAAATCGTCCGCATTCATGAAGCCTGTCACAGTGAGATCGGTCCGAATCTGTCCGTTAGTGTCATAGAACACCATGGTTGGAAGCCCCATCACACTATAAGTCTTTTTTAGTTTATCGATCTCCGGCGAATCGTTTGTCGCATCAATCTTAAATAGCACGAAGTTTTTCGAGAGAGCCTGGATGCGATCGTCGGGAAATGTTTTTTCTTCAAGCTCATGACAAGCGCCGCACCAGTCGGCCCAGAAATCTACCAAGACAGGCTTTTTCTGTTCGATGGCAGCTGCCAACGCTTCATCCGAGTAGGACTGCCAGCCGAGCTTCGCGACATTTCCAGGCGAGATGCTTGTCGCGCCTCCCGCAGTCGCAAATTGAACACCTGATTTTTCAAGCGTTGAAACCATCATGAGTGCAATTCCAATACAGAAAGCCGCAACCGCTGCGCCCTTTTTAACTTGGGATGCACCCGTAGTCGCCGGAGCAAACGCGCCGTAAGCGCTTGCGATGAGGACCACGGAAAGCCCAATGATCGCGCGGACCGCCCAATCTGGATAAACTGGTGCGATGTAGTAAATCGCCATGCCGATCATGGTGGTGCCGAAAACGAATTTAACAGTATCCATCCACGCGCCAGCCTTTGGGACCTTCTGTAAGAGCGAACTCGAAGTGCCGAGCGCGACAAAAAGAACGCCCATACCCATTGCGAAGCTGAACAAAAGAATTAAGCCAAGAGCCTTATCTTGAGTTTGGGCAATATAAGCTAGAACACTGACGAGGACAGGTCCGATGCAGGGGCTTGCGACGACTCCGGCAGCAAGTCCCATGGCGAATGAACTAAAATATCCTGTTTCTGACTTTCCTTGGCCGACGCGGTCGCGAATGAATGCGGGTGCTTGAATTTCGTAAAGGCCGTACATGGAAAGCCCCATGGCGACGAACAATAGCGCTAATCCAGAAACGACATAAATGTTAGAGAGTGCGGAACCGAACAGCGCGCCGGTGGAGGCAGCGGTAACACCGAGTATTGAGTACGTAACGCCAATCCCAAGAACATAGAATATAGAAAGGAAAAAGCTTCGTAGCTTGGAGTGTTTGGTAGATGTGTCCGCGCGTCCACCTGACCGCCGTTCACTCGCACCAAGAATCGCTAGGGTAATAGGAATCATTGGATAAATGCACGGGGTCAGCGAAGTTAAAAAACCAGCGACGAACATGAACAGCACTGCAGACAAAAGTCCTGCGCCCATCGCTTTTTCAAACTCGGATGACTGACCTCCGCTTGTTGCCGGGGCTCGAGAAGGTGTAGTCGTGTCTTTTGTTTCGACTTTGGGCTCAACACTAGCGATGGAAGCGGCTTTTGCAGCCATCGCTCCGGGAGTGAGAACGATATGTTTCGGAAATAAGCAGTGCTCGGTGGTGCAGGCTTGATAGGTCAACTTTAACTTCAAGACTTTAGCAGATTCGGCGTTGGGCAGTTTGACTTTCGCAGTCATGGTGCCCTTTTTCTTTATGCCGTCTTTCATTTTTTTCGAGAACGTGTCCATGAACTGAACGACCGGAGTCAGTTGGAAAGGTTCAAGTTTTACGTCGGTGGGTTCTTCGACCACAAGTTTAAATCGATCAGCGTAGGCCTTGTAGGGATCGGCCAAATCGAGATCGACGATCACTGTTGCCGACTTTGGGTCCTGGGCCGAAATTTCCAATCGAGCCTTCGCCGTCATTGGATTCTCTGCAACCTTTTCGTCGCCACTCGCCGAAGCGGTAAGAGAGGAAAGCGGGGCCGAAAGTAGGGACAATGCGACCGCGCACACCAACAGAAAAAGCGCGCTAAACGTTCGTTTAAAACCACAATGCAATACGTCGTTCGTCATGATGACCTCACTCGAGACCTTTCGGCAGGGTGACGATAATACCTAAATATAACACGTCTCAAGGTAGATCAATGCCGTGAAAATCTATCGATAAGTCCTGTCACAGAGTTTGACAGTTTTAATGCCCATGAGGATCAAGCAGTTGGGCCAAGTCGGAAACCAGTTTTCGAAATTCTAATTTGGCAAAGTTTCTTCTATTTCTTGACGGTAAAAGCTCGCTGAATCCCATTTGTACAAAGTGATCAAGCCGGTAGGGGCCTCGTTCTCGCCCCCAAGTCTGGCTTCCGATGGGCACGAAGCCATCGCTTGGAGCAAATGAGTTCGCATCGGTGACGAGAGCTTTAGCGAACCGACCGACCGACAAACCATGCAGATGCGGGTAGAGCGTCCAAAAATAGGGCGAGACATCAGCTAACGGAGCCGAGCAGAGAAGACTGAACTCGTCGGTTTCTGGATGGATGGGGTGGATCAAATTGAAGCTCTCCATCGTGCGAGGAGAGTAGGCCTTGAAAGTCGACGATTTAGCATCGACGTGATAGTCCACTCTTGCGAGCGCCGCCGTAAGCTGTGGATAAAGGCGGGGAAATTTCTGAGACAGATGCGATGTCAAATCTGCTGCGATTGTTCCGCGATGGGGTGTTCCCCAAGTGATTATTCTGCGGACATGAACGTCGAGGGATTCTGGTCGATCACGAAGTTTTTTAGCGAGGGCGCGAGCCACTAAGCCGCCGATTGAATTTCCAAGCAGTGAGATCTCTTTGCCTTGAATTTCGGGAGCATTTTGCTTTAACCAACTGATCGCCCAGTCTGCCTGTGACTCGGGAGATCCGTCGCCGACCTTTTCAACCGCAATAAAGCGGACTCCGTGCTCTGAAAGCGCGGGCGCAAGGTGCCGATCCATCTTTCCTAAGTTCACTGGTCCAAGGTGGAGGAGGTCATCGCCAAATGTATTCAAGCCATGAAAGAAAACTGCGATTGGTTTAGCTCGATCTTGGTCAGTCACATTGTCCCCTGGTAATGCCAACAATCTGCCTCTAAACTCGGGTTGAGTCGACCATGATTCTTCAGCGGTTGCTAAGACCTCAGCAGTTGGCAAGACCTCGGTCCTAAAAACTAGCCGGGGCGTCAATCAACATCCTTCCAATGCCGATAAGACGTTTGAGGTGAAGTCATGGGAGTAGTTGGAGCAATCGTAGTAATGGTGTGCGTCTTCGGGGGCTATATGCTCCACGGTGGACACTTGCACGTCCTTTGGCAGCCAACGGAACTCATTATTATTGGTGGAGCTGCGCTGGGCGGATTCATTATCGGAAACCCGATTCCAATTATTAAAATGGGTGTGCAAAAAGGTCTTCACGGCTGGATCGGCAAAGGTCCTTCGAAGTCAGACTATCTTGAGCTTCTGCAGCTGCTGTTTCAACTCTTTCAGATTTTCCGAAAAGACGGTCCGCAAGCTGTTGAACGCCATATTGAGGAACCTGAAAAATCAGAAATTTTTAAGCAGTATCCATCGTTTCTGAAGAATCACCACGCGGTCGACTTTCTTTGCGACACAATGAAAATCACTCTCTCGGCCGACCTTTCACAATACGACGTCGATGATTTGCTGACTGGCGATATCAAAGCGGCACACGTGGAAGAGCACATGGCGTCACATGGTATTA harbors:
- the dsbD gene encoding protein-disulfide reductase DsbD; this translates as MTNDVLHCGFKRTFSALFLLVCAVALSLLSAPLSSLTASASGDEKVAENPMTAKARLEISAQDPKSATVIVDLDLADPYKAYADRFKLVVEEPTDVKLEPFQLTPVVQFMDTFSKKMKDGIKKKGTMTAKVKLPNAESAKVLKLKLTYQACTTEHCLFPKHIVLTPGAMAAKAASIASVEPKVETKDTTTPSRAPATSGGQSSEFEKAMGAGLLSAVLFMFVAGFLTSLTPCIYPMIPITLAILGASERRSGGRADTSTKHSKLRSFFLSIFYVLGIGVTYSILGVTAASTGALFGSALSNIYVVSGLALLFVAMGLSMYGLYEIQAPAFIRDRVGQGKSETGYFSSFAMGLAAGVVASPCIGPVLVSVLAYIAQTQDKALGLILLFSFAMGMGVLFVALGTSSSLLQKVPKAGAWMDTVKFVFGTTMIGMAIYYIAPVYPDWAVRAIIGLSVVLIASAYGAFAPATTGASQVKKGAAVAAFCIGIALMMVSTLEKSGVQFATAGGATSISPGNVAKLGWQSYSDEALAAAIEQKKPVLVDFWADWCGACHELEEKTFPDDRIQALSKNFVLFKIDATNDSPEIDKLKKTYSVMGLPTMVFYDTNGQIRTDLTVTGFMNADDFLDRMRKANEPIPRAAASEQ
- the motA gene encoding flagellar motor stator protein MotA, coding for MGVVGAIVVMVCVFGGYMLHGGHLHVLWQPTELIIIGGAALGGFIIGNPIPIIKMGVQKGLHGWIGKGPSKSDYLELLQLLFQLFQIFRKDGPQAVERHIEEPEKSEIFKQYPSFLKNHHAVDFLCDTMKITLSADLSQYDVDDLLTGDIKAAHVEEHMASHGINQIAEALPGLGIVAAVLGVVHTMGLLDQGTEVIGKSIGAALVGTFLGVLACYGFVGPTVTKMNNDIEAEGRYLEVIKAALIALQRGSPPLVCVEFARRTILPIDRPTFSEVDAAAKGAKKAA